The proteins below are encoded in one region of Salmo salar chromosome ssa02, Ssal_v3.1, whole genome shotgun sequence:
- the LOC106592897 gene encoding NACHT, LRR and PYD domains-containing protein 3 isoform X1 → MALHGADEELPKVKDKHKSNMKKKFGSIFEGLGKRGNPTLLDKIYTELYITAGESEGVNKEHEVWQIEDTAQTKAFQDDAINCNDMFRSLDPKTEEHNDKSQSKQEVPIRTVLTKGIAGIGKTVSVQKFILDWAVGIANQDVDFVFTLPFRDLNLIKDDCNLLELLSDFHPELTDMKDAKKVVDGKVVIIFDGLDESQLPLCFHNNKRLSNVTKTTSVDVLLTNLIKGNLLPSALLWITSRPAAVDKIPSDCFDRVTEVRGFNDTQKEEYFKKRFSDDENLASKIISHIKTSKILHIMCHIPVFCWITAMVFGKMLSENDHGKVPLTEIYIRFLLTVTNMKNKKYHGENQPDPRNLSESDVQIILKLGKLAFQNLEKSNRVFSEDYLRECGIDVNEAFLLSGMGTEIFRGEDPMFQAKMYSFVHLTIQEFFAALYVAFSYASENVNPFRLRDYQELPRTNDSDSGDTYFGDGEDDCRDDGYREDDYRDDDYRDDDYRDDDYREDDYRDDDYRDDDYREDDYRDDGYRDDGYREDGYRDDDYRDDDYRDDDYRDDDYRDDDFRDDDFRDDDCRDDDCRDDDFRDDDYRDDDYSDEGYSDEGYRDDSWSEDEDYRPQPEGSQRTLHDLQRSAVDEALKSETGHLDLFLRFLLGISLKSNQILLKSLQLQTEGDTESIQKTIQYIKDRLSDKKQRQYPSPERCINLFRCLIELNDTSFVN, encoded by the exons ATGGCTTTGCATGGTGCTG ATGAAGAGCTGCCAAAAGTCAAGGACAAACACAAGTCCAACATGAAGAAGAAGTTTGGGAGCATCTTTGAGGGGCTTGGAAAACGGGGAAACCCAACATTGCTTGacaagatctacacagagctctacatcacagctggggagagtgaaggggttaatAAGGAGCATGAGGTATGGCAGATTGAAGATACGGCTCAGACCAAAGCATTTCAAGACGATGCAATCAACTGCAATGACATGTTTAGATCTTTAGACCCTAAGACAGAGGAACATAATGACAAATCCCAATCCAAACAAGAGGTAcccatcagaactgtgctgacaaagggcaTCGCTGGCATCGGAAAAACAGTCTCAGTGCAGAAGTTCATCCTTGACTGGGCAGTAGGAATAGCCAATCAGGATGTAGATTTTGTCTTCACACTTCCATTTAGGGACTTGAATTTGATCAAAGATGACTGCAATCTCTTGGAACTCCTGAGTGACTTCCACCCTGAACTAACAGATATGAAGGATGCGAAGAAGGTGGTTGACGGTAAAGTTGTGATCATCTTTGATGGCCTCGATGAAAGCCAACTTCCACTGTGTTTCCATAACAACAAGAGGTTGTCTAATGTAACCAAGACAACATCAGTGGACGTGCTGCTGACAAACCTCATCAAGGGGAATCTGCTTccttctgctctcctctggataacctcCCGACCAGCAGCAGTTGATAAGATACCCTCTGACTGTTTTGACCGTGTCACTGAAGTTCGAGGATTCAACGACACACAGAAAGAAGAATACTTCaagaagagattcagtgatgatgaGAACCTGGCCAGCAAAATCATCTCccacataaagacatcaaaaatcctccacatcatgtgccacataccGGTCTTCTGTTGGATTACTGCCATGGTTTTTGGGAAAATGTTGAGCGAAAATGACCATGGAAAAGTCCCTCTGACTGAGATTTACATTCGCTTCCTACTCACAGTGACAAACATGAAGAACAAGAAGTACCATGGGGAAAACCAACCAGATCCTCGTAATCTGTCAGAGTCTGACGTACAGATCATTCTGAAACTTGGAAAACTAGCCTTCCAAAACCTGGAAAAGAGCAATCGGGTGTTTTCTGAAGACTATTTGAGAGAGTGTGGCATTGATGTCAACGAAGCCTTCTTGCTCTCAGGGATGGGCACAGAGatcttcagaggagaggacccTATGTTTCAAGCAAAGATGTACAGCTTTGTGCATCTCACCATTCAAGAGTTCTTCGCAGCACTCTATGTTGCTTTCTCATATGCCAGTGAAAATGTCAACCCATTTCGTTTAAGAGACTACCAAGAGCTACCAAGAACAAATGACAGTGATTCTGGAGACACATATTTTGGAGACGGGGAGGATGACTGCAGGGATGATGGCTACAGGGAGGATGACTACAGGGATGATGACTACAGGGATGATGACTACAGGGATGATGACTACCGGGAGGATGACTACCGGGATGATGACTACAGGGATGATGACTACAGGGAGGATGACTACAGGGATGATGGCTACAGGGATGATGGCTACAGGGAGGATGGCTACAGGGATGATGACTACAGGGATGATGACTACAGGGATGATGACTACAGGGATGATGACTACAGGGATGATGACTTCAGGGATGATGACTTCAGGGATGATGACTGCAGGGATGATGACTGCAGGGATGATGACTTCAGGGATGATGACTACAGGGATGATGACTACAGTGATGAGGGCTACAGTGATGAGGGCTACAGGGATGATAGCTGGAGCGAGGATGAAGACTACAGGCCTCAACCTGAAGGTTCTCAGAGAACATTGCATGACTTGCAGAGGAGTGCTGTGGACGAAGCGTTGAAGAGCGAGACCGGTCATCTCGACctcttcctccgcttccttctgggcatCTCACTGAAGTCCAATCAGATCCTCTTGAAAAGCCTACAGctccagacagagggagacacagagagcatCCAGAAGACCATCCAGTACATCAAAGATAGACTTTCAGACAAAAAACAAAGACAATATCCCTCCCCAGAGAGGTGCATCAATCTCTTTCGCTGTTTGATT